The Helianthus annuus cultivar XRQ/B chromosome 11, HanXRQr2.0-SUNRISE, whole genome shotgun sequence region aatacatatatattatatatacttgTGAGACCCACCaactataaatataaaaaaaaacaacccaCCCACCCCATCCCCttctctctttctttctctttGCTTCTTCCTTCTCGTCTATCTCTACACGTCCCTTTCTCACATTctctccacctccaccaccatcaatCTTCCCCACACACCATTGCAAGAACACCACCACTCGCAAACATCAACAACACCACTACCATCAACCTTCCCCACACACCACGGCAAGACCACCTCCATTCTCAAACATCAACACCACCTCCACCGTCAACCTTCCCGGCGAGTGTCCAGCAGAAGCAGAAACTCCGTTTAAATCTGGTCCTCTGTTTTGAGCTTTGCAAGAGTCTCCGGTGGCGAAATGCAGATCTGAACACGCATTTACTTTTGATTCTATTCGGATCCAAGCGTCTACTTGCAATTCCGATTCGTTGCCGACGATTTAATCTGAAGTGGAGGTTTGTTAAGTGATGGATTTGAATCAAAAATAGGATTTGCGAGTTGCATATTATTTTTCTTTTAGGGTGTTTGGGTTTCAATGGCGGTTAGGGAGTAGATGATGAACAAGGGGTGATTTGGTGTGGTTCTGAACAGGGAGTAGATGAATGTATGCAAAATCAATCAGATACATGAAAAATATAAGATCCTGTATTTATTGTATTTATTCTAATGCAGGGGATTGATGGAGGAGGAATTTCGGTGCCGGAGAGTAGGTAGCGGTGATGGAAGAGGTGCGACGGTGAGTGTAGTTGAGGCAGCAGTGATGATGACTGCGGTGGTAGTGGTTGTGGCGGGGGTGGTTGTGGCAGTGGTGGTTACGGTGAATTGGGgggtagatggtggtggtggttgaaggtggagatggtggtggtggtggtgtggagtGTGGAAGATGAAGTGGATGGGTTGGGTGGTGGGTTTCACATAAATTGTAAAATATCAATTaaatttcttttaactttttagttattaatttgacaggaagggtatttttgtcatttcacacgcaCCTAACAgcaaaaactaacccccatccgcgccagggactatccggaacGAAATTGAAAAGTTGGAGACTATAGATGTAATTTTAGAATGTTAGGAACTAAAGGAGGAAAatgagcaaaccacagggactatccgagcactTTTCTCAAAGTTAAATGGATTATATACACACCTTTAGATTATATACTTCGAGATATATAGTTCATGGGTATGCTACTTTAATATGATGTTATTGAATATATAACCTTCAACCTTCAAGTTAATCACCAATATTATTTGATGTTTTTGAAAATGTGATTGTGAATATATAACCTTCAACCTTAAAGTTAATCACCAGTATTATTTGATGTTTTTGAAAATGTGATTGtagtgttatgtatttccatgCAAGATATAGTACGTACACATATTTCCTTTACAAAGATCTTGGAAAGTGGATGAGGAGCTTATGAACGACGTTCACAAAAACAAGATAGATAAACAAAGAGTCCAAATGCAAAGAACAAAACTGCCAGTTTGGCATACTCAATCATCACCCATTTTCCCCCCTTATCCCACTCTGATAACTTTCTTTAGGCTGAAGTCCCCTACACGTGTCAACCACTTGTTCAATCTCACTTGGCATGATATTTccattttaattttatatttcaAGAAATTAAAAATCTATAAAGATCACCCATTCTTCTTTCTCGTTTTCTCGTCTTAAACTCACCATCTCCCTTACAACTTACAAGCCATGTCGGCCTTCGTCGGAAAGTATGCCGGTAATGATATgattcatgtttgttcgtttaacttTTGTTTAAATATCTATTACTAGTATAGTTTATCACTACTTTGTGTTATCAGCAGtttactactattattattattagtagtgtaatatatgtggttttcgtatagaaatttttgggtatataagTTTTCGACCcccgtcggaaatctcaagcttcgccactgctcaTCCCATCCTCCTCACTCTTGAGACCATACCAATAACTCTGCTATGAGTGTGATTTTCTGGTCTATGAATATGTTTGTTTGGTTAAATGTTTGTACACGCACAACGATCATCAACAATGTAACAAATTGTTTATATCCTTGGTGTCATGCAGATGAGTTGATTAAGAATGCCAAGTACATCGCCACACCAGGCAAGGGTATATTAGCGGCTGACGAGAGCACCGGAACCATTGGAAAGCGTCTCTCGAGCATCAACGTTGAGAACATCGAGTCGAACCGCCAAGCTCTTCGTGAACTGCTGTTCACCGCACCAAACGCGCTACCTTACCTCTCGGGTGTCATTCTTTTTGAAGAAACCCTATATCAAAAAACTGCTGATGGGAAACCTTTTGTTGATGTCCTCCTAGAGGCCAATGTCCTTCCGGGTATTAAGGTTGATAAGGGTGTGGTTGACCTTGCTGGCACCAACGGTGAGACCACCACTCAAGGGTTTGACGGGCTTGGTGCCCGTTGTGCAGCCTTTTACAAGGCTGGTGCACGGTTCGCCAAGTGGCGAGCTGTGCTTAAGATTGGAGCGACTGAACCCTCTGAGCTTTCTATCCAACAGAACGCTCAGGGGTTGGCTCGCTACGCAATCATTTGTCAAGAGAATGGGCTTGTGCCCATAGTTGAGCCAGAGATATTGACCGATGGGAGCCATGATATCAAGAAATGTGCTTATGCATCCGAGATGGTGTTGGCTGCGGTTTACAAAGCGCTCAACGAGCAACATGTGCTTCTTGAAGGAACCCTCTTGAAACCGAATATGGTGACACCCGGATCTGATAGCCCTAAGGTAACTTGATCACCTATTCACCTTATAGTTGAGCCTTGAgtccagtggcggacccaggaattattTGTTAGGGgtgtggatgagtggttcaagcatATTTTTAGGGGGTGCGGTTGGGGTTTTTTCtaaaaaatacactaattttttttcaaggggtgggCCAATCCACCCTAGGCTTTACCTAGGTCCGCCCTGCTTGAGTCTTAACCCTTTAGTAATATAGCAAAACGAGTTTGGATTAAAAGGATAAATTTTTATTAAGCCAAAACTGGATGGGCTTAACTAGGGTGTTCACGGTTTGGTTCTGTTCGTTTTGACAATAATTTTGATTCGACCACTAAATATGGTTTTGGTCCGAACCGGATGGGCCGCACTGGCTAGCTGGTTCTCATGGTTTTCAGGATTAGtggtttggttttgttggttTAGCGGTTTTAGACCAAAAATAATTCAAAAACATATGGAAAAATATAAGGACTGATCATGAATATACTATatatacacaattttttttaacggcaaattttgATTACTGACAGACCACTAAAATATCACTAAAAACCACACTATTAACCGGTAACCGTTAAAAGCGATCCTTTAATTAACCTTCCAAATAATTAGTGgactaaatataatttaaaatctCTATTGTTAAAATTATGATCTAATTTTTTAAATCAAACACATGAAATGCTTTAGCTAATTTTTGATTTGTTACATTAATTTTGTCCTTATAGCTTGACACGTTAAAAACTTGATCTGTTAACTTAACTGCATACCCATGTATCTATAGGTGTCTCGTCTAATACCATATAACTTGACACGTTAAAAACAGGTGACACCAGAAGAGATTGCTGAATATACTGTGACAACACTACGTAGGACAGTGCCAGCAGCGGTACCAGGAGTCGTGTTTTTGTCGGGTGGGCAAAGCGAGGAAGAGGCGACAGTGAACCTGAACGCGATGAACAAGCTGGATGTGTTGAAACCGTGGACACTATCATTCTCGTTTGGACGCGCATTGCAAGCAAGCACCCTGAAGATATGGGGCGGTAAGAAGGAGAACGTGGCAGCGGCGCAAGCCAACTTCTTGGCGAGGTGCAAAGCTAACTCCGAGGCGACTCTCGGAAAATACGGTGGAGATGGTGCCGGTGGTTTAGCCTCCGAGAGCTTGTATGTGAAAGGATACAAATACTAACTAAGCTACCCAAGAAGTAGTGAAAATAAATGTGGCATGCTATCGTGTTAAGTGCATTATATGTTCATATCCTTACATTACGATTCATACTTTGTAACTTCACTCCTCTCCCTTTATGTATTTATATAATGATCTTTATTCATAGTTTGTGTTTTGTGTTACAAAAATGATCATTGGTGGTAACATGTTTTAGTAGTATTAATTACCGATCATAGTAATATACCTTTAATTTTGATCGTGGAGTATGGTGGGGTGGGGTTgggtttgggttggggcattAGTTGACACGTGGCTTGGGGGGCAGACATGGGCTAAACCCACATTCAACACGGTAtgatggggcgggggtttggggcgtgggtttggtgggcttcgctgggctgacccgctgggctatttgaatattatttaaaacaacaaatttaactttttttaatatttttaaataaagaaaattacaaaaaaaaattcctaacttttatatttgttttttatctcttctctcatcgTCAAGATTAGTTGTAACTCTTCACCCTCTAGGTGATCAATGGGCTGggatagaaatttcaaatcatccCATTTTTGTTTCTgggcatctctagcttctttgctccttcgtattcggccctttgttgttggaatacgttgaatgtatccaacttgcatgaaatgtcatccaactgctcgctgtatattcccctacgcgagcccgaactcccagctgaaggcgaTGCCGTACCAGATCTTGATTTTTGAACAACCCTTCTTGCGGCATTTCTTCCATACTCAGGCcggtttgggcttggcgaatcatccaaaaggtcctcaaactcttgatctcgtgcatcagattgggctAGGGACGAGACCCTTGACATTTTGGAAGACGAGTTAGTTTCGCTACCAATGGGGATAttcgcccactttggatggaacttacaactctcccaacaatgcatgaaacggaagtcggtcCCCACATTTGATTTGAATGTGACCACTGCATTTGTCAAAATGTTGGCTTCAgtttcaccactttttgggttttgctttgctttatttgAAAAACCGCTATATTTTGTAAGTTGGGTGCTTATCTCGCTCCACttcgaggataagctatcgttttcatGATAAGCCTCCCTTcccatttcttcatggaataCTCTACTAACCGCTTCCCACAGGGCGGTTCGATGttgagaatttcctattttaataaaaacaaaatttaatatataaaaaatttaatatattacaaataaccattaataaaaacaaagtttaagaaTACCTAAACTTGGATGTTGAGATTGTTGACACCAAGCCCTTGCCAATgcaacttgtcacacccccaaaatcccacacgcggagtaccaccgcttggaggcgtgacatgaccaggatcaagccatcaatcatatcaaacatagtatttaataatcaaaagtagttaatacaattcataaagatatgactgatgtttcgaaaccaaacattgtttaaatagcggaagcatagtaataaaattctcaaatgtagttatgagttcaattaacgttcgctatccaattcccacaacgacctgctccttccttgtgcaagctccaatatgtacctaaggtcctgcaaggcatgcagcagataatcaacaaactagttgagcgagttcacagtttatagtttagtttgggtaatagtgcgtttgttcaattaagtttcgtatcgtatcagttccatcgcggcctcacaggcatgtgtgcgaagattatgttcgttagttcgcgaccgtagtctttaccgaccagggtgtgtgcgaaggcaattgatcagttcgttcgcgaccatagtctttaccgaccagggtgggtgcgaaggcagttgagtagttcgtaagcatcaacagtttaatcgttcgttacagtatcaaagtatgcacaagtaatcatccaacccattcccaccctgggaacccatgccttggctgtgtgaactcaccttggtttgctcggtatgctaggttatgcactcacaagtaattcattcacgtcctatcgtatgcacgtataacaaatcagttcatgttcacaacgatacgcatgcaatttaatgttcacataacagtcagtttgcatatcggcacaacacgtagtattacacgaatatgttcatcaccaagcatggcataacaattaattcaacatatgttctactgttcaaagcattatcaaaaccctaatatctttcgattcataattcatctttcgaccaacagttttgtcatgtttcgaagcatgctatccttcgatcaaatctatccttcggtcaaattatggttcggtcaaactatctttcggtcactactattatctttcggcatatacattatctttcgacaataactatgtttcgagtagacaagtatcgttcgatacaatcagttacgttaacaacagttacaatttcagaaaccctaagcatgctaacagccgtcaatcaacattatcgatcaaacaacaatcatgcagtaatcataggatcatcatctaatcatcatgcaatcatcataattctaatacccatcgtgatccctagtttatgcgtatcccgaaaccggttaacacacagtaatacattatcaaaccctatcagaaataatgactAAATCCAGATTAACGCCACCCAGAAATCAGTATTCAATCGTaacgagtttcacatagaatcatatacatatccgtcaacaacaatcctatatgaaaactatatcatcaatatcgtaacaagaatcctaatatttaatcatgcatcaatttcagattacttcaacaaccaaaacacacgacacatgagcacatacgcagaggagcgaacgatcaaatcaaatcaaatagatttactaaccgagatgagggtttggtcacgcaaaaaGGGTTCCGGTGGTTTCTAGTCTGCCGTCACAGTGAAATGGCTCTTAGGGttgaaaaatgacagaaatgacaGCCGGTTATGTGCTTATACGTatatatacgtattacagaaatgggccaagcccatctgaatgactgggccgaaggatgtcgaaggattccttcatggcccgaatgatatgtttcgagacttatcaatccgaaggatgatcttccggatcgaaggatgtgtttcgtcatccttcgattcatgcaccatgtttcgtggacatccttcgaaggttgtttgtgtaatgtaatgtgtttcatgctaactagtttacaagtttcacaatgtaacaaacaactatgcacgatcaaacaatcaaaacgtatatatatatatattttcattaacacacaactcgtataattcaagtccacaatccaacaactaaacagtcaaagtcaaagtcaacgcgcaataaatgcgaaagtgaaagtcaaacactcgagttgtcacattatccccaacttaaaagaaatttcgtcccgaaatttagtacgcacttactgaggaagctaggtatcgttcactggttttcctggggtgtcacatcatccccccgttgatttggaatttcgtcccgaaattcagtagtagtagcttcagcctcagaagtggatgcattggtttcgaatagctgggggtacttttctttcatctggtcttcgcgttcccctgtatactccgggccacgctgggagttccaacgaactcgaacaagagggattctcttgtgtttgaggaccttaacatcccggtccgtgatttcaactggttcctcgacgaactgcaaccgctcgtcgatagtgagttccttaaaaggaatgatgaggttttcatctgataggcacttctttaagttcgatatgtgaaagacattgtgaactgctccgagttcagctggtaggttcaacttgtaggctaccttgccaatcttttctgtaatttcgaatggtccgacgtaccgcggatttagtttgccccgtttgccaaaacgtaccacacccttccagggtgaaactttcaataaaacccggtccccgacctcaaattccaatggttttctacgcttatccgcgtaggctttctgacggtcgcgtgctgccgccatgcgttgacgtatctgtgctatcttttctgtggcgtccacaacaatatctggacccgtaatctgactatcccccacctctgcccaacagagaggtgaccggcatttacgtccgtacaatgcctcaaatggagcggcttgaatgctggtatgataactgttattgtacgagaactccaccagagggagatgtttttcccagccgttgccgaagtctatgacacacgctcgaagcatgtcttctagagtttggatagttcgctcagactgcccatccgtctgaggatgatatgctgtgctcatgtctaatcgtgagccgaaagatttgtgcatcgcttgccaaagctctgacgtgaatcgtgcatcgcgatccgaaataatagaagtgggcactccgtgcctcgaaacaacttctttcatgtagatgtctgctagggtagaaaacttatccgtttctttgatagccaagaagtgagcagactttgtgagccgatcaacgaccacccagatagtgtcattcccacgctgggatctaggcaggccagtaacaaaatccatggaaatttgctcccatttccattgtggtatttctggttgctgaagtaggcctgatggtttctggtactcgattttaacccttgcacaagttaaacacttgccgacgtaagttgcgataagagctttcatgtttggccaccagtaagttgttctgatatcgtggtacatcttatccgaccctggatgtatcgagtagcgagacttgtgcgcttcatccatcacaagttcgcgtaagccgccataaagtgggacccaaatacgccccgtcacatagtaggcgccgtcttccttttgttccatttgttgccttgaaccgcgcaaggcttcagccttgacgttttcgggttttagtgcttctatctgtgcagctcgtatctgtgcaggaagactggactgaatagtaagctgtagcgctcgcacgcgcttaggtagagtgtctttccgactgagggcatcagccacaacattggccttgcctggatgatacttgatggcgcattcatagtcgttcagaagttcaacccatcttcgttgacgcatattcaaatccttttgcttaagaatatgctcgagactcctgtgatcggtgtaaatcgtgcaccgggtaccgtacaggtagtgtcgccatatcttaagcgcgaaaacaacagctcccagctctaaatcgtgcgtcgtgtagttccgttcatgaaccttgagttgccgagaggcgtatgcgataactttatcccgctgcatcaatacacaaccaagaccctgtatagatgcgtcacagtataccacgaagtcatctgtgccctctggcaatgaaagaataggtgcactgcaaagcctatcctttaagtactgaaaagcggtctcttgcgtattaccccatctgtaaacgacacctttctgtgttagcatagtaagtggttgcgcgatctttgagaagtctttaataaatcgcctgtagtaccccgccaaacccagaaattggcgtatttctgttggtgtacgtggtgctggccagtttctgatcgaatcaaccttggatggatcaacatgaatcccatccctgtttaccacatggcctaagaagtggacttcacgaagccagaagtcgcattttgaaaactttgcgtacagttgctcctttcgaagaagttccaagataaggcgtaagtgctgctcgtgctcctcctgactcttggagtagatcaaaatgtcgtcgatgaaaacaatgacgaacttgtcaagataaggtttgcacaccctgttcatcagatccatgaagactgctggcgcgttcgtaagcccgaatggcatgacaagaaactcgtagtgaccataacgagttctgaaagcagttttggagacgtcctcatcccggactctcagctgatgataccctgacctcaaatcaatcttggaatagtaacacgacccttgcaactggtcgaataagtcgtcgatgcgcggaagaggataacggttcttcaccgtcaccttgttgagttcacggtagtctatacacattctgaacgtaccgtctttcttcttcacaaataacactggagctccccaaggcgaagagcttggacgaataaagcccttttccaagagctcttgcagctgtttcgacagttcttccagttcagttggagctaaacgatacggtgcgcgggctattggtgctgctccaggagctaactcaatctgaaactcgacttgacgatgaggaggtaaaccaggtaaatcttcaggaaacacttgaggaaaatcacgcacaactggtatatcctccagcttcttttcctttgttgatgcgtcagtgacaagtgccagaatggcagtatgtccctttcgtaaacatttctgcgcctttaggaatgagatgatgccaacc contains the following coding sequences:
- the LOC110912313 gene encoding fructose-bisphosphate aldolase, cytoplasmic isozyme 1, which gives rise to MSAFVGKYADELIKNAKYIATPGKGILAADESTGTIGKRLSSINVENIESNRQALRELLFTAPNALPYLSGVILFEETLYQKTADGKPFVDVLLEANVLPGIKVDKGVVDLAGTNGETTTQGFDGLGARCAAFYKAGARFAKWRAVLKIGATEPSELSIQQNAQGLARYAIICQENGLVPIVEPEILTDGSHDIKKCAYASEMVLAAVYKALNEQHVLLEGTLLKPNMVTPGSDSPKVTPEEIAEYTVTTLRRTVPAAVPGVVFLSGGQSEEEATVNLNAMNKLDVLKPWTLSFSFGRALQASTLKIWGGKKENVAAAQANFLARCKANSEATLGKYGGDGAGGLASESLYVKGYKY